The Budorcas taxicolor isolate Tak-1 chromosome 18, Takin1.1, whole genome shotgun sequence genome window below encodes:
- the LOC128064026 gene encoding zinc finger protein 782-like translates to MAERHYSCTDCGKAFSQKSDLIKHQRTHTGEKPYGCSRCQKAFSQKSHLILHQRTHTGEKWFECDECQKSFGNKSQLIIHQRSHTGENPYGCHECGKTFPLKFSLILHQKTHTGGKPYGCSDCGKAFIQRSELIRHQRTHTGEKPYNCSECGKGFSVKSLLNTHWRTHAGEKPYGCNECGKTFSIKFSLILHQRTHTGEKPYKCSECHKAFSRKLYFLIHQRIHSEEKPCQCHKCGKTFSHKFSLIIHQRIHTGEKPYGCDVTSYYTSKNSHR, encoded by the exons ATGGCAGAGAGACACTACAGCTGCActgactgtgggaaagccttttcCCAGAAGTCAGACCTCATTAAGCATCAGAGAACACACACCGGAGAGAAACCCTACGGGTGCAGTAGGTGTCAGAAAGCCTTCAGCCAGAAGTCCCATCTCATTTTACACCAGAGAACCCACACAGGAGAGAAATGGTTTGA ATGTGATGAATGTCAGAAAAGCTTCGGCAATAAGTCACAGCTCATTATTCATCAGAGATCTCACACGGGAGAGAACCCCTATGGTTGCCATGAATGCGGAAAGACATTTCCCCTTAAGTTTAGCCTCATTTTACATCAAAAAACACATACAGGGGGAAAACCTTATGGATGCAGTgattgtgggaaagccttcatCCAGAGATCTGAGCTCATCAGACATCAGAGaactcacacaggagagaaaccttataatTGCAGTGAATGTggaaaaggctttagtgtaaagTCACTCCTCAACACTCACTGGAGAACTCATGCAGGAGAGAAGCCCTATGGATGCAATGAATGTGGAAAAACATTCTCCATCAAATTTAGTCTCATCCTACACCAAAGAACTCACACAG GAGAAAAACCCTACAAATGCAGTGAATGCCACAAAGCCTTCAGCCGGAAGTTGTATTTCCTtattcatcagagaattcactcTGAAGAGAAGCCTTGTCAATGCCACAAATGTGGGAAAACTTTCTCCCACAAGTTTAGCCTCATCATTCATCAGAGAATccatacaggagagaaaccctatgGATGCG ATGTCACATCTTATTATACCTCAAAGAACTCACACAGGTGA